The following proteins are encoded in a genomic region of Mycoplasmopsis columbinasalis:
- the secDF gene encoding protein translocase subunit SecDF gives MHKIKNFFKNVFSPTNWKRVTIAVITLISAILAIVFGSTFYVSKNVNKSVEYGGGVEFLVQVKNLDGTENVTQEFTNNVADQLDSRLTGGVAFNGVNVQTQNDGKITITKNGALSDDERKKFEELITDKPTLVLTTLDMTPLFINGQFNENQEKIDYANISKFVPPLKPAGASAEYIQQTGGYEVKVDLLDNDAQIAWSKATEYVASRAPQSTILMWLNLDELVQIAKDEFPTQWKEAQENPYNFVYVTNSPFSKDGQSFNSLKIHEINGESYLISQGRVSGPLTGESFTISGQNFTEQTAKKLASNINFGTAKYELDFLSSNYINPSTVSGSFEKALLAGAIVFALIAIFMIVNYGLLGALSTISMALYMFLTLLMFTILRGEYSPVTIAALVIGIGIGVDANIILFERLKSEVYAGEKLIKAMKNSSRMSMSSIIDANLTTLIVSFILFYFGTSTVRGFSLSLVFSVIFTLVVMLFLTRWLANLIVRTGYFNKRLWLLGIKYKKINNLKANARYRQFDYVGKAKWFILGSVLFVVIGTIIFVTIAAPQQDVWAGFNRSLEFQGGINISIEGQNIHLITQPEAQDIHQWLIDNQEKLGIQNMADVLTIKATNSSNTWFKLDIQTSQDLTNSIDGIKAAIKEQYPDLNVWSYGISPLQAQNLVKNALLAVGISFIGIITYTLVRLKWTFSIAAIVGLLHDVILTVAFIVVTRLQLSPILVAAILSIIAFSINDTIVVFDRIREKIHTTSFTGVLTKAQVKEIANSSIVDTIKRSLFTSLTTILAVLVLLAFKDATAFSFNLVMIFGLAIGAYSSIFICTWLWTKLETRRQKGIQARMDKKYWKLPGPDEQVFVGINDFVA, from the coding sequence ATGCATAAAATTAAGAATTTTTTTAAGAATGTGTTTTCTCCTACTAACTGAAAGAGAGTAACCATTGCCGTAATTACCTTAATTAGTGCTATCTTAGCGATTGTCTTTGGTAGTACGTTTTATGTGTCGAAAAATGTTAACAAGTCAGTGGAATATGGTGGTGGTGTTGAATTTTTAGTTCAAGTTAAAAATTTGGACGGAACTGAAAACGTCACACAAGAATTCACCAATAACGTAGCTGACCAACTTGATAGTAGACTAACTGGTGGGGTTGCTTTTAACGGTGTAAATGTACAAACACAAAATGATGGTAAGATTACCATCACCAAAAATGGTGCTTTAAGCGATGATGAGCGGAAAAAGTTTGAAGAACTCATTACTGACAAACCAACCTTAGTGCTCACAACACTCGATATGACACCATTGTTTATCAATGGCCAATTTAACGAAAACCAAGAAAAAATAGACTATGCAAACATAAGCAAATTTGTACCACCACTCAAACCTGCTGGTGCTTCGGCTGAATATATTCAGCAAACTGGTGGTTATGAAGTTAAAGTTGACTTACTTGACAATGATGCGCAAATTGCCTGGTCAAAAGCAACCGAATACGTTGCTTCACGTGCGCCACAAAGCACAATTTTAATGTGATTAAATCTTGATGAACTTGTTCAAATTGCCAAAGATGAATTCCCAACGCAGTGAAAAGAAGCTCAAGAAAACCCATATAACTTTGTTTACGTGACCAATTCACCATTTTCGAAAGATGGTCAAAGCTTTAATAGTTTAAAAATCCACGAAATTAATGGTGAAAGTTACTTGATTTCGCAAGGTCGTGTGAGTGGTCCATTGACTGGTGAATCATTCACCATTAGTGGTCAAAACTTTACTGAGCAAACTGCGAAAAAACTTGCTTCCAACATTAATTTTGGAACTGCGAAATATGAATTAGATTTCTTATCTTCTAACTACATAAACCCTTCCACAGTGTCTGGTTCGTTTGAAAAAGCACTTTTAGCTGGTGCAATTGTATTTGCACTGATTGCAATCTTTATGATTGTTAACTACGGATTGTTAGGAGCACTAAGTACCATCTCGATGGCACTTTATATGTTCTTAACCTTATTAATGTTCACAATTTTACGCGGTGAATATTCACCAGTGACAATTGCTGCTTTAGTAATCGGAATTGGTATTGGTGTTGACGCCAACATTATCTTATTTGAACGGCTCAAGTCTGAAGTTTACGCGGGCGAAAAACTGATCAAAGCAATGAAAAATTCCTCGCGGATGTCAATGTCGTCAATTATCGATGCGAACTTAACTACGCTGATTGTTTCCTTTATTCTCTTCTATTTTGGTACAAGTACCGTTCGTGGTTTTAGCTTGTCACTAGTCTTTTCGGTGATCTTTACTTTAGTTGTAATGCTCTTTTTAACCAGATGGCTTGCTAACTTAATCGTAAGGACAGGTTACTTCAACAAACGTTTATGATTACTTGGAATCAAGTACAAAAAAATCAATAATTTAAAAGCTAACGCTCGTTACCGTCAGTTTGATTATGTAGGTAAAGCTAAGTGATTTATCTTAGGGTCAGTGCTCTTTGTAGTAATTGGCACAATTATCTTTGTTACTATTGCTGCACCTCAACAAGACGTGTGAGCTGGTTTCAACCGTTCGCTTGAGTTTCAAGGTGGGATCAACATTTCAATTGAAGGTCAAAATATCCACCTAATTACACAGCCAGAAGCCCAAGACATTCACCAGTGACTAATTGATAATCAAGAGAAACTTGGTATTCAAAATATGGCTGATGTCTTGACTATTAAGGCTACTAACTCATCAAATACTTGATTTAAACTTGACATTCAAACTTCACAAGATTTAACTAACTCAATTGATGGTATTAAAGCCGCAATTAAAGAACAATACCCTGACTTAAACGTTTGAAGTTACGGTATTAGTCCGCTGCAAGCACAAAACTTAGTGAAAAACGCTTTACTTGCTGTGGGTATTAGTTTTATTGGTATTATCACTTACACCCTTGTGCGTTTGAAATGAACTTTCTCAATTGCGGCGATTGTTGGTTTGTTGCACGATGTGATTCTTACTGTTGCTTTCATTGTGGTTACTCGTTTACAACTTTCACCAATTTTAGTAGCTGCCATCTTGTCAATTATTGCCTTCTCAATCAATGACACCATTGTTGTTTTCGACAGGATTCGGGAAAAAATTCATACTACTTCCTTCACAGGTGTTCTCACAAAAGCACAAGTGAAAGAAATCGCCAACTCGTCAATTGTTGACACAATTAAACGTAGTCTCTTTACCTCACTTACAACCATTCTCGCTGTGCTTGTCTTGCTTGCTTTCAAAGATGCAACTGCCTTTAGTTTCAACCTAGTAATGATTTTTGGTTTAGCAATCGGAGCTTATAGTTCAATCTTTATTTGTACCTGGTTATGAACTAAACTTGAAACTAGACGTCAAAAAGGTATTCAAGCCAGAATGGATAAAAAATACTGAAAACTACCAGGCCCAGACGAACAAGTCTTTGTTGGTATTAATGATTTTGTGGCCTAA
- the obgE gene encoding GTPase ObgE yields MARFIDQIKLTLQAGKGGNGMISFRREAHVDKGGPDGGDGGRGGNIYFVGDEGKNTLISLYGNKKIVAEDGVNGGPKNIYGAAGKDTYVKVPLGTIIYNKNKVVADIIEPNAPYLVAKGGIGGRGNAKFKTPRNTAPRISENGSKGETFEANIVLKVMADAGFVGKPSAGKSTLLSALSNAKAKIAEYEFTTLIPQLGLVQFYDHSFTIADLPGLIKGASLGKGLGIQFLRHIERCRVIVHIIDFSTAEKNPIDDYEVVNNELKSYSLNLEKKPQIVVANKMDSPLFEQKLQLFKQKFPDVVIVPISALERNGLDGLKAKLWETIQAHKFTPIEEEQPNELVEITLEIPYKVTKLYHGFYEISGPKVQELYDKIPLNSYDNLLRFNNKLKNLGVWDDLLKKGIETGDTVRIFDYEFEWDGNY; encoded by the coding sequence GTGGCGCGTTTTATTGACCAAATTAAATTAACTTTACAAGCTGGTAAAGGTGGCAACGGGATGATTTCATTTCGCCGCGAAGCACATGTTGACAAGGGCGGACCTGATGGCGGCGACGGTGGACGTGGCGGAAACATCTATTTTGTAGGTGACGAAGGAAAAAATACCTTAATTTCTCTTTATGGTAACAAAAAAATTGTTGCTGAAGACGGTGTCAACGGTGGGCCAAAAAATATTTACGGTGCAGCTGGTAAAGATACTTATGTAAAAGTACCATTGGGCACAATTATTTACAACAAAAATAAAGTTGTTGCTGACATTATTGAACCAAATGCGCCATATTTAGTTGCTAAAGGTGGTATCGGTGGACGTGGAAATGCTAAATTTAAAACTCCACGTAACACAGCGCCTCGAATCAGTGAAAATGGTTCAAAAGGTGAAACTTTTGAAGCTAACATTGTGTTAAAAGTTATGGCTGATGCTGGTTTTGTTGGCAAACCAAGCGCGGGAAAAAGTACACTTTTAAGTGCTTTATCAAATGCAAAAGCAAAAATTGCTGAATACGAATTTACTACTTTAATTCCACAATTAGGTTTAGTTCAATTCTACGATCATTCTTTCACTATTGCCGATTTACCCGGTCTTATTAAAGGTGCATCACTTGGAAAAGGACTTGGTATTCAATTTTTAAGACACATTGAAAGATGTCGTGTCATTGTTCATATTATCGACTTTAGTACTGCAGAAAAAAATCCTATCGATGATTATGAAGTAGTTAACAATGAACTTAAAAGTTATAGTTTGAACCTTGAGAAAAAACCACAAATTGTGGTTGCAAACAAAATGGATAGTCCACTTTTTGAACAAAAATTGCAACTCTTTAAACAAAAATTCCCAGATGTTGTCATTGTGCCAATTAGCGCGCTAGAACGTAATGGCTTAGACGGACTCAAAGCTAAGCTTTGAGAAACTATCCAAGCTCACAAATTTACGCCAATTGAAGAAGAACAACCTAACGAATTAGTAGAAATTACTCTTGAAATTCCGTACAAAGTGACCAAACTTTACCATGGTTTTTACGAAATTTCTGGACCGAAAGTGCAAGAACTTTACGACAAAATTCCACTAAATTCTTACGACAATTTGTTACGTTTCAACAACAAACTTAAAAATTTAGGGGTTTGAGACGATTTGTTAAAAAAAGGTATCGAAACCGGTGACACAGTACGAATTTTTGACTATGAATTCGAATGAGATGGTAATTATTAG
- a CDS encoding Cof-type HAD-IIB family hydrolase translates to MAKLPIVFSDVDGTIYERDAYVSNFNLSVIKQDNLSFNIATGNPICPRMLKLAKLTNADYIIGSSGVQIYDYQNKKFVYEKYLNPEIVQEIFDLIKKYNVSAAAWSSEVFYVFREQDKEFLNKLYFRAENFDWATIYDPNQPLKPIAKIEVYFEDTNNVDLLIEELKKVEVKTIITHMNVEIISFQASKGRGIYWLLENIFQGTSPDEVMVVGDSENDFSMFKRFYHSYVMDNAKEEVKERANNVTKTVTEHGLGYAILDYIAKLNGNLE, encoded by the coding sequence ATGGCTAAACTTCCAATAGTTTTTAGCGATGTCGACGGAACAATTTACGAACGCGATGCTTATGTTTCAAATTTTAATTTAAGCGTTATTAAACAAGATAACCTTAGTTTTAACATCGCAACAGGCAATCCAATTTGTCCACGTATGCTCAAACTCGCAAAACTTACAAATGCAGACTACATCATTGGTTCATCTGGCGTCCAAATTTACGACTATCAAAATAAAAAGTTTGTCTATGAAAAATACTTAAATCCTGAAATCGTCCAAGAAATCTTTGATCTAATTAAAAAATATAATGTCTCAGCAGCAGCTTGATCTTCTGAAGTTTTTTATGTTTTTCGCGAACAAGACAAAGAATTTTTAAACAAGCTTTACTTTCGAGCAGAAAATTTTGATTGAGCAACCATTTATGACCCAAATCAACCCTTAAAACCAATTGCTAAAATTGAAGTATACTTTGAAGATACAAACAATGTTGACTTACTAATTGAAGAACTTAAAAAGGTAGAAGTTAAAACAATTATTACACACATGAATGTTGAAATTATTTCCTTCCAAGCCTCAAAAGGCCGTGGTATTTATTGACTACTCGAAAATATTTTTCAAGGCACTTCACCTGATGAAGTTATGGTGGTAGGTGATAGTGAAAATGACTTCTCAATGTTCAAACGCTTCTATCATTCTTATGTAATGGACAACGCAAAAGAAGAAGTAAAAGAACGAGCAAACAATGTAACTAAAACTGTAACTGAACATGGGTTAGGTTACGCAATTTTGGATTACATTGCAAAACTAAATGGTAATTTAGAGTAG